The following coding sequences lie in one Bifidobacterium sp. ESL0690 genomic window:
- the rdgB gene encoding RdgB/HAM1 family non-canonical purine NTP pyrophosphatase, with amino-acid sequence MKIVVATHNEGKLPEIRTIIEEEMGEAAQHVELVSAGSMNLPDPVETGVTFEENALIKARDVAKRTGLPALADDSGLIVDVLGAAPGILSARWAGAHGHDKANNALLLAQLEDIPDGKRDARFNCAAALVVPKHCGEERPDGTTPKAEETVKLGEMRGTVIREPRGENGFGYDSIFVPNDQPGRLNDDGEKLTSAEMSAEEKNAISHRHKAFVALAPAIKALIG; translated from the coding sequence ATGAAAATCGTCGTTGCCACGCATAACGAAGGCAAGCTGCCGGAAATTCGCACCATCATCGAGGAAGAGATGGGCGAAGCCGCGCAGCACGTCGAGCTGGTTTCCGCCGGTTCGATGAACTTGCCGGACCCTGTTGAAACCGGTGTGACGTTTGAAGAGAACGCACTGATCAAGGCGCGGGACGTGGCGAAACGGACCGGACTGCCGGCGCTCGCCGACGACAGCGGGCTCATCGTCGATGTACTTGGCGCGGCTCCCGGCATCCTTTCGGCGCGTTGGGCAGGTGCTCACGGCCACGACAAGGCCAATAACGCCTTGCTGCTTGCTCAGCTTGAGGACATTCCTGACGGCAAACGCGATGCGCGTTTCAATTGCGCGGCGGCGCTTGTGGTACCAAAGCACTGCGGCGAAGAGCGCCCGGATGGAACGACGCCGAAAGCCGAGGAAACCGTTAAGCTTGGCGAGATGCGCGGCACGGTCATTCGTGAGCCGCGTGGCGAGAACGGTTTCGGCTACGATTCCATCTTTGTGCCCAACGACCAACCTGGCCGGTTGAACGATGACGGCGAAAAGCTCACCAGTGCCGAAATGAGTGCCGAGGAAAAGAACGCGATTTCCCACCGGCACAAGGCTTTCGTCGCTCTCGCTCCCGCGATCAAGGCGCTTATCGGCTGA
- the rph gene encoding ribonuclease PH — MAEIKDLLDSNTVVRPDGRAVDELRPVKITRHFTDAPEGSVLIECGNTRVMCTATFAPGVPRWRKDSGLGWVTAEYAMLPRATSERTPRESVKGKVGGRTQEISRLVGRCLRGVIDMKALGENQVQLDCDVLQADGGTRTASVTGAYVALVDALHWAEKHKHIRSAEKAIKDQISAVSVGIINGTPMLDLPYIEDSQAMTDMNVAMTGSGKFIEIQGTAEHRPFTRDELNVLLELAEKGNKELQRAQNEALAKD, encoded by the coding sequence ATGGCTGAAATCAAAGATTTATTGGATAGCAATACCGTGGTGCGCCCCGACGGACGTGCCGTCGACGAGCTGCGTCCCGTCAAGATCACCCGTCATTTTACCGATGCTCCCGAGGGCTCTGTGCTTATCGAATGCGGCAACACCCGCGTGATGTGCACCGCGACGTTCGCGCCTGGCGTGCCGCGTTGGCGCAAGGATTCCGGGCTCGGCTGGGTCACCGCGGAATACGCGATGCTGCCGCGTGCCACTTCAGAGCGAACCCCGCGCGAATCCGTGAAGGGCAAGGTCGGCGGACGCACGCAGGAGATCAGCCGTCTGGTCGGCCGTTGCCTGCGCGGGGTCATCGATATGAAAGCGCTGGGCGAGAACCAGGTGCAGCTGGATTGCGACGTGCTGCAGGCCGACGGTGGTACACGCACCGCATCGGTGACTGGCGCTTACGTTGCGTTGGTCGATGCACTTCACTGGGCCGAAAAGCACAAGCACATCCGTTCAGCCGAAAAAGCCATCAAAGACCAGATTTCTGCAGTTTCCGTCGGCATCATCAACGGCACCCCGATGCTCGACCTGCCGTATATCGAAGACAGCCAAGCCATGACCGACATGAACGTCGCCATGACCGGCTCCGGCAAATTCATCGAGATCCAGGGCACCGCCGAGCATCGTCCATTCACACGCGACGAGCTCAACGTGCTGCTTGAGCTGGCCGAAAAGGGCAACAAGGAGTTGCAGCGTGCGCAGAACGAGGCGCTCGCCAAGGACTAA
- a CDS encoding Pr6Pr family membrane protein, producing MKYFVGIYRIVIAFLCLAWTSVAWGETSYWVYFTYETNFLLGLVMLWAGIACLIDGKQPPAWLKGVLTLYILITGVVAATLLPPANPATAKYVFGIMTNVILHRVVPILAVIDFILFDAHRRFKWHYVLTWLIYFPFYLAFVLIRAHLWPHSGPEAGGNPYPYGFIDVNKIGWNQMWLNILMCIVAFAIMGLVIFLIDRVLPKKPLIGSVRN from the coding sequence ATGAAATATTTTGTTGGAATCTACCGTATCGTCATCGCCTTCCTGTGCTTGGCGTGGACGAGCGTGGCCTGGGGCGAGACCAGCTACTGGGTTTACTTCACCTACGAAACCAACTTCCTGTTGGGCTTGGTGATGCTGTGGGCCGGCATTGCCTGCCTTATCGACGGCAAACAGCCGCCCGCGTGGCTCAAAGGCGTTCTGACACTGTATATATTGATTACCGGCGTTGTCGCCGCAACGCTACTGCCCCCGGCCAATCCCGCGACCGCGAAGTATGTATTCGGCATCATGACCAACGTCATCCTGCACCGGGTCGTGCCGATTCTCGCGGTGATAGATTTCATCCTTTTCGACGCACATCGCCGCTTCAAATGGCACTATGTGCTCACGTGGCTCATCTATTTCCCGTTCTATCTGGCGTTCGTGCTCATCCGCGCCCATCTCTGGCCACATTCCGGGCCCGAAGCCGGCGGCAACCCGTACCCCTACGGCTTCATCGACGTCAACAAGATCGGCTGGAACCAGATGTGGCTCAATATCCTGATGTGCATCGTCGCCTTTGCCATCATGGGGCTTGTCATCTTCCTCATCGACCGCGTTCTGCCGAAGAAACCGTTGATTGGAAGCGTGCGCAACTGA
- a CDS encoding nicotinate phosphoribosyltransferase has protein sequence MLDYSPALMTDMYEYTMLDAALKDGTANRKCVFEVFTRHLPLGRRYGVVAGSGRILDALERFHLNDDDLKFLSDRKIVSTETIKWLENFKFTGSIKGYREGEMFFPDSPILEVEGTFGECTLLETLLLSILNYDSAVASAASRMVSAAGDRPCMDMGGRRTNEWAAVAAARAAVVGGFQGTSNLLAAQLYGLKAIGTSAHCFTLVHDSERDAFASQVAAMSPNTTLLVDTYDIEKAIKTAVEVAGPDLGCVRIDSGDLAALAQRVRNQLDALGAKNTKITVTNDLDEYALAALQSAPVDSYGVGTMLVTGSGAPTCAMVYKLTEREGDNGEMVPVAKHSENKATVPGRKLAFRSYEYGLADAEHVISGSEEKLAQFRPEAGWKDLMVNYMDHGKADSQYQGHDAITAAHDYHAKALAELPITAQSLMKGDPSIPTQIDVL, from the coding sequence ATGCTGGATTATTCACCGGCTTTGATGACCGATATGTACGAATACACGATGCTGGACGCAGCGCTCAAGGACGGCACCGCGAACCGCAAGTGCGTTTTCGAAGTGTTCACACGACACCTTCCGCTCGGCCGCCGTTACGGCGTGGTCGCCGGCTCCGGACGCATTCTCGACGCGCTCGAGCGTTTCCACCTGAACGACGACGATTTGAAATTCCTTTCCGACCGCAAGATCGTGAGCACCGAGACCATCAAATGGCTTGAAAACTTCAAGTTCACCGGTTCGATCAAGGGCTATCGCGAAGGCGAGATGTTCTTCCCGGACTCCCCGATTCTCGAAGTCGAGGGTACGTTCGGCGAATGCACGCTGCTGGAAACGCTGCTGCTTTCGATCCTCAATTATGATTCCGCCGTTGCCTCCGCCGCCTCGCGCATGGTCAGCGCCGCCGGCGATCGTCCTTGCATGGACATGGGCGGACGCCGCACCAACGAGTGGGCCGCCGTCGCCGCAGCACGCGCCGCAGTGGTCGGTGGGTTCCAGGGCACCTCGAACCTGCTCGCCGCGCAGCTTTACGGTCTGAAGGCCATCGGCACCTCGGCCCACTGCTTCACCCTCGTCCACGATTCCGAGCGCGACGCTTTCGCCTCGCAGGTAGCCGCGATGAGCCCAAACACCACTCTTCTGGTCGATACCTATGACATCGAGAAGGCCATCAAGACTGCCGTCGAAGTGGCCGGCCCCGACCTCGGCTGCGTACGCATCGATTCCGGCGACCTCGCCGCCCTGGCCCAGCGCGTGCGCAATCAGCTCGACGCCCTCGGCGCCAAAAATACGAAAATCACCGTGACCAACGACCTTGACGAATACGCCCTGGCCGCGCTGCAGTCCGCACCCGTCGATTCCTACGGCGTCGGCACGATGCTGGTCACCGGTTCCGGCGCTCCGACCTGCGCAATGGTCTACAAGCTCACCGAGCGCGAAGGCGACAACGGCGAAATGGTGCCGGTCGCCAAGCACTCCGAGAACAAGGCCACCGTCCCCGGCCGCAAGCTCGCATTCCGCTCCTATGAATACGGTCTGGCCGACGCCGAGCATGTCATCTCCGGTTCCGAAGAAAAGTTGGCCCAGTTCCGGCCCGAAGCCGGCTGGAAAGATCTGATGGTCAACTACATGGACCACGGCAAGGCCGATTCGCAATATCAGGGCCACGACGCCATCACCGCCGCGCACGACTACCACGCCAAGGCTTTGGCCGAGCTGCCCATCACCGCGCAGTCGTTGATGAAAGGCGATCCGTCCATCCCCACGCAAATCGACGTGCTGTAG
- a CDS encoding DUF3039 domain-containing protein, with protein MADFFDRFDVAGLRDVWRDAAGFENPSQDPDSGAGTAVLERPETDEETKRSDNGDADRFAHYVSRDRMRESQLTGRPVVALCGKIWVPKHDPSQYPVCPDCKRIYEEMTGK; from the coding sequence ATGGCTGACTTTTTCGATAGGTTTGATGTTGCGGGGCTGCGCGACGTTTGGCGCGACGCGGCCGGATTTGAGAATCCCTCGCAAGACCCGGATTCCGGCGCCGGGACGGCGGTTTTGGAACGTCCAGAAACCGATGAGGAGACCAAACGCAGCGACAACGGCGACGCCGACCGCTTCGCCCACTATGTTTCGCGCGACCGCATGCGCGAGTCCCAGCTTACCGGGCGGCCCGTGGTGGCGTTGTGCGGCAAGATCTGGGTGCCGAAGCACGATCCCTCGCAATATCCGGTTTGCCCGGATTGCAAGCGTATCTACGAGGAAATGACCGGCAAGTAA
- the coaD gene encoding pantetheine-phosphate adenylyltransferase, with translation MTIAVCPGSYDPVTAGHLDVIERSARIFETVHVVVAVNSAKTPMFSEKTRVDVIKRALVKDGYPNVIVASTDGLITDYCTKVGASVIVKGLRQNGDYEAELGMALVNRKLSGVETMFLPANPILEHISSTIVKDVARHGGDVTGMVPDCVVGMLAEQLQKEKSQ, from the coding sequence ATGACTATTGCAGTGTGCCCGGGCTCGTATGATCCAGTCACGGCAGGGCATTTGGACGTTATTGAACGAAGTGCGCGTATTTTCGAAACGGTTCACGTCGTCGTGGCCGTAAATTCCGCAAAAACCCCGATGTTTTCGGAAAAGACCCGCGTGGACGTCATCAAGCGGGCATTGGTAAAAGACGGTTATCCTAACGTGATAGTCGCTTCGACCGACGGATTGATCACCGACTACTGCACCAAGGTCGGGGCATCGGTTATCGTCAAAGGTCTGCGCCAGAACGGCGACTACGAGGCCGAACTTGGAATGGCTCTGGTCAATCGCAAGCTTTCCGGCGTCGAGACCATGTTCCTGCCTGCGAACCCGATACTTGAACATATTTCCAGCACCATCGTCAAGGATGTGGCGCGTCACGGCGGCGACGTCACCGGCATGGTGCCCGATTGCGTGGTCGGCATGCTCGCCGAGCAACTTCAGAAAGAAAAGAGTCAATGA
- a CDS encoding cell division protein, which yields MAEDKNLSDEEDDTVSKVIPVDNLSSNHNNHNEEDGDQEASGASSASVDVGDETVEASENTTDETNENDDSSSPKTAKPLFVSPSELPDLREHHDDTSADDDDIDDSADTDAADDAESKSRDEFTTVYDIIDQMSASIEETKSSIFAPGMVRLDRDEFLDQLGQLKAMLPVQLERASSLMREAERRLQNAQSQAQAIVTKAQSQAAQIKQNAEEQAQILAGQERVVDIAQQKARVILDDAQAKSTKLVQGANAYCADVMKALKDQVTTYDRDIRNGIDVIDKRQHEAAAQLEATQADALAHAQTSAQKTE from the coding sequence ATGGCCGAAGACAAAAACCTCAGCGACGAGGAAGACGATACCGTTTCGAAGGTCATTCCGGTCGACAATCTCTCGTCGAACCATAATAACCATAATGAAGAGGACGGCGATCAAGAGGCTTCCGGCGCTTCCAGCGCTTCTGTTGACGTCGGCGACGAAACCGTCGAAGCGAGCGAGAACACAACCGACGAAACCAACGAGAACGATGATTCATCTTCCCCGAAAACCGCCAAGCCGCTTTTCGTTTCGCCTTCCGAACTCCCCGACCTGCGGGAACACCATGACGATACATCTGCCGACGATGACGATATCGACGATTCGGCCGACACCGATGCCGCGGATGACGCCGAAAGCAAAAGCCGCGACGAATTCACCACGGTCTATGACATCATCGACCAGATGAGCGCTTCCATCGAGGAGACCAAGTCGAGCATTTTTGCGCCCGGCATGGTGCGCCTCGACCGCGACGAGTTCTTGGACCAGCTCGGCCAGCTGAAGGCCATGCTTCCCGTCCAGCTCGAACGCGCCTCCTCTCTGATGCGAGAGGCCGAGCGCCGCTTGCAGAACGCACAAAGCCAAGCACAGGCCATCGTGACCAAGGCGCAAAGCCAGGCCGCACAAATCAAGCAGAACGCCGAGGAACAGGCCCAGATTCTCGCCGGGCAGGAGCGTGTGGTTGACATTGCGCAGCAGAAGGCCCGCGTGATCCTGGACGATGCGCAAGCCAAGTCGACCAAGCTCGTGCAAGGTGCCAACGCCTATTGCGCCGACGTGATGAAGGCCTTGAAAGACCAGGTCACCACCTACGACCGCGACATCCGCAACGGCATCGACGTCATCGACAAACGCCAGCACGAGGCCGCGGCGCAACTGGAAGCAACCCAAGCCGACGCCCTCGCACACGCGCAGACTTCGGCCCAGAAAACCGAATAA
- a CDS encoding DUF177 domain-containing protein, with protein sequence MSRPEDSQWAVSVGQIISRPGQSKTVDAEFPAPSGIGDNVIGVKEGAPVKVSGSFDSIVDGLIFTGRFNAPVHAECVRCLTTIKRDWNMDVTAFFPYDSAKTSINQDNGRGKHDEDIDIIAGEDESEDTYPLSADCNFADLEALLRDTLVENLPLQPLCKPDCKGLCSQCGINLNDNPDHHHDVVDNRFAALAGLKAELEKEEEQSK encoded by the coding sequence ATGAGCAGACCTGAAGATTCGCAATGGGCCGTGAGCGTGGGGCAGATTATCTCCCGTCCCGGCCAAAGCAAAACCGTTGACGCCGAGTTTCCCGCCCCGAGCGGCATCGGTGACAATGTCATCGGCGTCAAAGAGGGAGCGCCGGTCAAGGTAAGCGGCTCCTTCGATTCCATCGTCGACGGACTGATTTTCACCGGCCGTTTCAATGCGCCGGTTCACGCCGAATGCGTGCGTTGCCTCACTACGATCAAGCGTGACTGGAATATGGACGTCACCGCGTTCTTCCCTTACGATTCTGCCAAAACCAGCATCAACCAAGATAACGGACGCGGCAAGCACGACGAGGATATCGACATTATCGCCGGCGAAGACGAGTCGGAAGACACGTACCCGCTGAGCGCGGATTGCAATTTCGCCGACCTCGAAGCCCTGCTGCGCGACACGTTGGTTGAGAACCTGCCGTTGCAACCGCTGTGCAAGCCGGATTGCAAGGGCCTGTGCTCGCAGTGCGGCATCAATCTGAACGACAATCCCGACCATCATCACGACGTGGTCGACAACCGTTTCGCCGCCCTGGCCGGCCTGAAAGCCGAGCTGGAAAAGGAAGAGGAACAAAGCAAATAG
- the rpmF gene encoding 50S ribosomal protein L32 — protein MALPKYKTSRANTHSRRSNWKASAAKTVACPNCGAPTLPHMACPSCGSFRGRVYREAISKSLSK, from the coding sequence ATGGCACTGCCAAAGTACAAGACTTCGCGAGCCAACACGCATTCGCGCCGCTCCAACTGGAAGGCCAGCGCGGCCAAGACCGTCGCCTGCCCCAATTGTGGTGCGCCGACCCTGCCGCATATGGCTTGCCCGAGCTGCGGATCCTTCCGCGGCCGCGTCTATCGCGAGGCTATCAGCAAGTCGCTGAGCAAGTGA
- the rnc gene encoding ribonuclease III, producing MPQDTNTNTTSETSSPQQELLKRLGTTLSRDLLVQALTHRSFSHEHEGAPNYERLEFLGDAVLEFVSTETLYRVHPDMNEGQLAKMRAMAVSEKALSQIAREKLQVGPYILLGHGEAESGGAEKSSILCDIVESLIGATFVEHGIDEARKVVHHLVDDELKKVATEGPALDWKTSLTVKAHGMGLEDPRYRMSVGGPEYAQVFTARAVVGEDDEVLGVGTGSSKRKAQLAAAREAWHELDDHPSKHQAKKHHHRDNSGADSSKAN from the coding sequence ATGCCTCAAGATACCAATACCAACACCACTTCAGAAACATCGTCGCCGCAGCAAGAACTGCTCAAGCGCCTGGGCACTACGCTTTCACGGGATCTGCTGGTGCAGGCACTCACCCACCGCTCGTTCTCGCACGAGCACGAGGGTGCGCCGAACTACGAGCGCTTGGAATTCCTGGGCGACGCGGTACTTGAGTTCGTCTCAACCGAAACGCTGTATCGCGTCCATCCAGACATGAACGAGGGCCAGCTTGCGAAGATGCGGGCGATGGCTGTTTCTGAAAAGGCACTTTCGCAGATCGCGCGCGAAAAACTTCAAGTAGGGCCATATATTCTGCTCGGCCATGGCGAAGCGGAATCCGGCGGCGCCGAGAAAAGCTCGATTCTCTGCGACATCGTCGAATCGCTGATCGGCGCGACGTTCGTGGAGCACGGCATCGACGAGGCGCGCAAAGTCGTGCATCATCTGGTCGACGATGAACTGAAGAAAGTCGCCACCGAAGGGCCAGCGCTCGATTGGAAGACCTCGCTGACCGTCAAGGCGCACGGCATGGGACTTGAGGACCCGCGTTACCGCATGTCGGTCGGAGGCCCGGAATACGCGCAAGTCTTCACTGCCCGCGCCGTCGTGGGCGAAGATGACGAAGTGCTCGGCGTCGGCACCGGTTCCAGCAAACGCAAGGCCCAACTTGCCGCTGCCCGCGAAGCCTGGCACGAACTCGATGACCACCCGAGCAAACATCAGGCGAAAAAGCACCATCATCGTGATAATTCTGGCGCAGACTCATCTAAAGCAAACTAA
- a CDS encoding leucine-rich repeat domain-containing protein, with amino-acid sequence MVRLALAVLALFSLLLAPGVALADVQHDCVVGQDSIAECFPDEALAKDVAKAEHAKTANIFTQQMVDTTTKLNAFGELNGRIKTLKGIEQFANLTYLNIDNNDIRDISDLAKLIKLQTLYCSHNQISDLSPLAGLVSLQTLSVTRQNSSAQILDLVPLAALTALTHLNMSGNIVKSVAPLSGLINLNKLDISEDNVSDISSLSGLVNLTSLDVTGNSLDSIEAVQGMTHLQELYAGEQHNENFAERSIEDVSPLKDLTDLRKLDLSSNAIKDISSLQGLVNLRELWVGCNHIADIGALAGMRSLTLLSIDYNQIQSLEPLRGLSQLQELDACRNEISDISPLSGLTKLENTLDLSDNRISDISPLANCHKLEELDAENNNISNIAVLAKMPHTYNAQLDGNSVRDASLPAKFRDSPLLRRQYVLLADADPSDLSLQTAKDFDGTYIKPTIYPKSGHYNPMTGVVTWKSVGDADHISLTWSDASSKLPTARMAGTVSRHIRGIRPVKMHKVSFVARSNSHVYGHIPDQKVRDGDIVRFPKLPMTYDTHGFDGWWYGRDNYPEDAFNTPVVSDMKLEGRWDEVSARTVSSIENGEVAGIGDSPADEQEYIQKHMHQGRGNCVISGHKVIDIGYPVLAVFTALVTLVVTVCCVRRVRKCFGYWQTATRIMRDIGIPEYVVSGEGVGGDSRIALGDSGEMDLGEEDTQPALNELTEIGEGEEGPQTVLDESAKENGGEGTQTALGTSEAE; translated from the coding sequence TTGGTCAGGCTGGCGTTGGCAGTATTGGCATTGTTTTCGCTCTTGCTGGCTCCGGGCGTCGCTTTGGCCGACGTGCAGCACGATTGTGTGGTCGGTCAAGATAGCATTGCCGAGTGTTTTCCCGATGAAGCGCTTGCCAAAGATGTCGCGAAGGCTGAGCACGCTAAGACCGCAAATATTTTTACCCAGCAAATGGTAGATACTACTACGAAACTCAACGCATTTGGTGAGTTGAACGGCAGGATCAAGACGCTCAAGGGCATCGAGCAGTTTGCCAACCTCACCTATCTCAATATCGACAACAACGATATCCGCGATATCAGCGACCTGGCCAAGCTCATTAAACTGCAGACGCTCTATTGCAGCCACAATCAAATCAGCGATCTATCGCCGCTTGCCGGCCTTGTATCGTTGCAGACGTTGTCTGTGACACGGCAAAACAGTTCTGCCCAGATTCTCGATTTGGTTCCTTTGGCTGCGCTTACCGCCCTTACCCACCTCAATATGTCAGGTAATATCGTAAAAAGCGTTGCCCCTCTTTCCGGTCTGATCAACCTCAACAAATTGGACATCAGCGAAGACAATGTCAGCGATATTTCGTCGCTTTCCGGTCTGGTCAATCTCACCAGTTTGGATGTTACGGGTAACTCTCTTGATTCCATCGAAGCAGTGCAGGGCATGACGCATCTGCAGGAGCTGTATGCCGGCGAGCAGCATAATGAAAATTTTGCAGAGAGAAGTATCGAGGATGTTTCGCCTCTCAAAGATCTCACTGATCTTCGTAAACTTGATTTGAGCAGCAACGCGATAAAAGATATTTCGTCGCTGCAGGGGCTGGTCAATTTGCGCGAACTATGGGTTGGCTGCAACCATATCGCTGATATCGGAGCGTTGGCTGGCATGCGTTCGTTGACGTTATTGTCGATTGACTACAACCAGATTCAAAGTCTGGAGCCGCTGCGTGGCCTTTCGCAATTGCAAGAGCTTGACGCGTGCAGGAACGAAATTTCCGACATCTCCCCGCTTTCCGGGCTTACCAAGCTTGAGAACACGCTCGATCTTTCCGACAATCGGATATCGGATATTTCGCCCCTTGCCAATTGCCACAAGCTGGAGGAACTTGATGCTGAAAACAACAACATCAGCAATATCGCGGTCCTGGCGAAAATGCCCCATACTTACAACGCACAGCTTGATGGCAACTCGGTTCGCGACGCTTCGTTGCCGGCCAAATTCAGGGACTCTCCCTTGTTGCGAAGGCAGTATGTACTGCTTGCCGATGCCGACCCGAGCGATCTGAGCTTACAGACGGCGAAAGATTTCGATGGTACCTATATCAAGCCGACAATATATCCGAAATCGGGCCATTACAATCCTATGACGGGTGTGGTGACGTGGAAGTCTGTGGGGGACGCCGACCATATATCCCTGACATGGTCTGACGCTTCGTCCAAATTGCCTACCGCAAGAATGGCGGGTACGGTTTCGCGGCATATTCGCGGAATACGGCCGGTGAAGATGCATAAGGTCTCGTTCGTCGCCCGATCTAACTCACATGTTTACGGGCATATTCCCGACCAAAAGGTGCGTGACGGCGATATAGTACGTTTTCCTAAGCTTCCGATGACATATGACACGCACGGATTCGATGGCTGGTGGTATGGGCGTGATAATTATCCGGAAGATGCTTTCAACACGCCAGTGGTTTCCGATATGAAATTGGAAGGCCGATGGGATGAGGTGTCGGCTCGGACCGTGTCAAGTATCGAAAATGGCGAAGTAGCAGGAATAGGTGATTCCCCTGCTGACGAGCAGGAATATATACAAAAGCATATGCACCAAGGGAGAGGCAATTGCGTGATTTCGGGGCACAAAGTAATAGACATCGGGTATCCGGTATTGGCCGTTTTCACGGCTTTGGTGACACTCGTGGTGACGGTTTGCTGCGTGAGGCGCGTCCGCAAATGTTTCGGATACTGGCAAACGGCTACTCGGATTATGAGGGATATTGGTATACCCGAGTACGTGGTTTCTGGCGAAGGGGTAGGAGGCGACTCCCGGATTGCTTTGGGTGATTCTGGAGAAATGGACTTGGGAGAAGAAGATACCCAGCCTGCGTTGAACGAACTTACGGAAATAGGTGAAGGAGAAGAGGGTCCTCAGACCGTGTTGGACGAATCTGCGAAAGAAAACGGAGGAGAGGGTACTCAGACCGCTTTAGGAACGAGTGAAGCAGAGTGA